A single genomic interval of Candidatus Gracilibacteria bacterium harbors:
- a CDS encoding N-6 DNA methylase — protein sequence MINLHKIFSNPAESLSIFTRDEIDEIDTRIYERDGKLWLKSYSRGEEEKQVWSEKKSAPEEIVRQLYLRELLKKYKYPKERVDIERSVRFGRETKRVDIVIYSEDNETPHLMVEVKAPHEKNDVEQLKSYLNADGAPFGVATNGKSVLILYRPYPKDFDTLADIPKFGETVDDVLARRIMLADLEEPKQLKEVIENIEELVLANSGFDSFDEIFKLIYAKLHDEKESIENPDRPLEFRKSPTKDANKTKADITRLFEEAKGRWKGVFEKSDTIKLLPEHLSICVGELETFKLLGTNLQVIDEAFEYLIPDVAKSKKGQYFTPRIVIDMCVRMMQPGEKEKVIDTACGSGGFLIHTMEYLKKKHNWTNTKMSSYAKQSLFGIDFDEKSSKIARAMMLIAGDGKSHIYKENSLDSASWQDTTKVDFKSEDLLTEFDEYEKNEQNKKEYLYFNFDVLLANPPFAGEVKESATLAKFQLGKHPKTGKNIDNISRHLLFIERNLNFVRPGGRLALVLPQGVFNNTSEEYIRKFIMDHARILAVVGIEGNSFKPHTGTKTSVIFLQKWDDNANKRVENYPIFFATSKVPFKNNSGEYVYRDASSRSIDNLQSDLLQIAEAFEVWGREQGFSFLK from the coding sequence ATGATCAACTTACATAAAATATTTTCCAATCCAGCAGAATCTCTCTCTATTTTCACGAGAGATGAAATCGATGAGATTGATACTCGTATTTATGAGCGGGATGGGAAGCTTTGGCTCAAAAGTTACTCACGCGGAGAAGAGGAAAAACAAGTCTGGAGTGAGAAAAAATCTGCACCAGAAGAGATAGTGAGACAACTCTATCTCCGAGAACTTCTCAAAAAATATAAGTACCCGAAAGAACGAGTGGATATCGAAAGATCTGTCCGTTTTGGTCGTGAGACCAAGCGAGTGGATATTGTGATCTATTCCGAGGATAATGAAACGCCTCATCTCATGGTCGAAGTGAAAGCTCCACATGAGAAAAACGATGTCGAACAACTCAAGAGCTATCTCAATGCTGATGGTGCGCCTTTTGGTGTTGCAACCAATGGTAAATCCGTCCTCATTCTCTATCGTCCATATCCAAAGGATTTTGACACTCTTGCTGATATCCCAAAATTCTGAGAAACGGTCGATGATGTCCTTGCTCGGCGTATAATGCTCGCAGATCTCGAAGAGCCAAAACAACTCAAAGAAGTTATCGAAAATATCGAGGAACTCGTACTTGCAAACTCTGGATTTGATAGTTTTGATGAAATATTCAAGCTCATCTATGCGAAACTTCATGACGAAAAAGAATCCATCGAGAATCCTGATAGACCACTCGAATTTCGAAAATCTCCAACGAAAGATGCGAATAAAACGAAAGCTGACATAACTCGTCTCTTCGAAGAAGCAAAAGGACGATGGAAATGAGTATTTGAAAAATCAGATACCATAAAACTCCTTCCTGAACATCTCTCTATCTGCGTGGGTGAACTTGAGACATTTAAGCTCCTCGGTACTAATCTGCAGGTCATCGATGAGGCTTTCGAATACCTCATACCTGATGTCGCGAAGAGTAAAAAATGACAATATTTCACACCTCGTATCGTGATCGATATGTGTGTTCGTATGATGCAGCCAGGAGAAAAGGAAAAAGTTATCGATACTGCTTGTGGCTCTGGAGGATTCCTGATCCATACTATGGAGTACCTGAAGAAAAAACATAACTGGACAAACACAAAGATGTCCTCGTATGCGAAACAATCACTTTTTGGTATTGATTTCGATGAAAAGTCATCCAAGATTGCCCGTGCAATGATGCTGATTGCTGGAGATGGGAAATCTCATATCTACAAAGAAAATTCTCTTGATAGTGCTTCTTGGCAAGATACGACAAAAGTCGATTTCAAGAGTGAAGACTTGCTCACAGAATTCGATGAATATGAGAAAAACGAGCAAAATAAGAAAGAATATCTCTACTTCAATTTTGATGTCCTCCTTGCGAATCCTCCATTTGCTGGAGAGGTCAAGGAATCTGCCACTCTTGCCAAATTCCAACTCGGAAAACATCCAAAAACAGGAAAAAATATCGACAATATCTCTCGTCATCTTCTCTTTATCGAACGCAATCTGAACTTCGTGCGACCAGGAGGACGACTGGCTCTCGTACTTCCACAATGAGTATTCAACAATACAAGTGAAGAATACATCCGCAAATTCATCATGGATCATGCACGCATCCTCGCCGTCGTGGGTATCGAGTGAAATAGTTTCAAACCTCATACAGGAACAAAGACAAGCGTTATATTCCTCCAAAAGTGGGATGATAATGCTAATAAACGAGTAGAAAATTACCCGATATTTTTCGCGACTTCCAAAGTCCCATTCAAAAATAACTCCTGAGAATACGTCTATCGCGATGCGAGCTCTCGAAGTATAGATAATCTCCAATCTGATCTCCTCCAGATTGCAGAGGCTTTTGAAGTGTGGGGAAGGGAGCAGGGATTTAGCTTTTTAAAATAG
- a CDS encoding aminotransferase class III-fold pyridoxal phosphate-dependent enzyme has product MINNTNMKEKKKNILDYTHKWLEVIKEKQTPTPEEANWIVKESVHNFNEHFNRGWMEYRKSVTLADQCGIIPGDCVGVEWTGRGARFRDVLGREYIDFLGGYGLLSHGWSHPEVVEAVQSQLLHNPMPSQELIDPLRGVLARILAEITPGDLKYAFFAGSGTEANEGAIKLAKMYTKKDGFIVATKAFHGKTMGSLSLIGKKDYRAPVGQLYGGPVYHVPYGDADAVERQLEICEQVGIGIAAVMMEPIQGEGGAIVPPDDFWPRIRKATKKHGVLLIADEVQTGLGRTGTLWGVDHWGVVPDIMTMGKALGGGVMPISAFVSTEEIWQSMMHPNPFIHTTTTGGGALACSAAIAAIHVALRENFPKLAREKGDYIMKKMQKFVQKYPEIYESVTGKGLLIAQHFRSAEIGYQVTAELFKNGVLVAGTLNSSITSRIEPPIVISYDEIDEGLKALEKSLKTVAKNL; this is encoded by the coding sequence ATGATAAACAACACCAATATGAAAGAAAAAAAGAAAAACATTCTCGACTATACGCACAAATGGCTCGAAGTCATCAAAGAAAAACAAACACCAACCCCAGAAGAAGCGAATTGGATCGTGAAAGAATCGGTACACAACTTCAATGAACACTTCAATCGATGATGGATGGAATATCGAAAATCCGTCACCCTTGCGGATCAGTGTGGAATTATTCCTGGTGATTGTGTCGGTGTAGAATGGACTGGGCGTGGCGCGAGATTTCGAGACGTTCTCGGTCGTGAGTATATCGACTTTCTCGGTGGATATGGACTTCTCTCGCATGGCTGGTCGCATCCAGAAGTAGTCGAAGCGGTACAATCTCAACTCCTCCATAATCCGATGCCATCACAGGAACTCATCGATCCGCTTCGTGGTGTTCTCGCTCGTATTCTCGCCGAGATTACCCCATGAGATTTGAAGTATGCGTTCTTTGCTGGAAGTGGAACCGAAGCCAATGAATGAGCTATCAAGCTCGCGAAAATGTACACCAAGAAAGACGGATTCATCGTCGCTACGAAGGCATTTCACGGGAAAACTATGGGTTCACTCTCACTCATCGGAAAAAAAGACTATCGTGCACCCGTCGGACAACTCTACGGTTGACCAGTGTATCATGTCCCATATGGTGATGCTGATGCGGTCGAACGCCAGCTCGAAATCTGTGAACAGGTCGGAATTGGTATCGCCGCTGTGATGATGGAGCCGATTCAGGGTGAATGAGGAGCGATTGTACCTCCAGATGACTTCTGGCCTCGTATACGCAAAGCAACCAAAAAACATGGAGTTCTCCTGATTGCTGATGAAGTGCAGACAGGACTCGGACGTACGGGGACACTCTGGTGAGTGGATCATTGGGGAGTAGTTCCTGATATCATGACGATGGGAAAAGCACTCGGTGGTGGTGTGATGCCTATCTCAGCATTCGTCTCGACGGAGGAGATCTGGCAATCGATGATGCATCCGAATCCGTTCATCCACACGACAACTACTGGAGGTGGGGCACTCGCTTGTTCGGCTGCTATCGCGGCTATCCATGTCGCACTTCGTGAGAACTTCCCGAAGCTTGCCCGAGAAAAATGAGACTACATCATGAAGAAGATGCAGAAATTCGTCCAGAAATATCCAGAAATCTATGAAAGCGTTACGGGAAAATGACTCCTCATTGCTCAACACTTCCGCTCGGCAGAGATCGGATATCAGGTGACGGCAGAACTCTTCAAGAATGGAGTCCTCGTCGCTGGCACACTCAATAGCTCTATCACTTCCCGTATCGAACCACCGATCGTGATCAGCTATGACGAAATCGATGAATGACTCAAGGCACTCGAAAAATCTCTCAAAACTGTTGCGAAGAATCTCTAA
- a CDS encoding Glu/Leu/Phe/Val dehydrogenase: MSTNNPFLSAQSQMKTAYEFLKGKYDGQFPKILHPERIIEVNIPVKMDNGEIRNFVGYRSQHNAARGPYKGGIRYHQDVTKEEVMALSTWMSIKTAVLDLPLGGGKGGIIVNPKELSEGELERLSRGWVQKLYKYIGTLDDVPAPDVNTNGKIMSWMVDEYSKLVGHWTPGVFTGKPLSIGGSLGRDTATAQGGLYVLEAYLRSVIAKNEAIQVSDVSENPLKGKRIIIQGAGNAGLNMIELIAKTGSILIGTSDSHGGIYDAKGLDITQIVSLKNAKKSLEEYTSAKHITNAELLELECDILIPAALENQITADNAQNIKASLIMELANGPITPDADVILFSRGIPVIPDILANAGGVTVSYFEQVQNNTNYFWSREEIQEKLKLKMETALHGVMKSAEEHSVMLRTGAYVVAMERILEAMKVRGE; encoded by the coding sequence ATGTCTACGAATAATCCATTCCTCTCCGCTCAGTCTCAGATGAAGACTGCATATGAATTCCTCAAGGGAAAATATGATGGCCAGTTTCCGAAGATTCTCCATCCAGAACGTATTATCGAAGTGAATATTCCTGTGAAGATGGATAATGGTGAAATCCGGAATTTCGTCGGATATCGCAGCCAACACAATGCTGCTCGTGGCCCATACAAGGGTGGAATCCGCTACCATCAGGATGTGACAAAAGAGGAGGTTATGGCTCTCTCGACGTGGATGAGTATCAAGACAGCTGTTCTCGATCTCCCACTCGGTGGTGGAAAAGGTGGAATCATCGTGAATCCGAAAGAGCTCTCTGAAGGTGAACTCGAACGTCTCTCTCGTGGTTGGGTACAGAAGCTCTATAAATATATCGGCACACTCGATGATGTCCCTGCTCCCGACGTGAATACCAACGGGAAAATCATGTCATGGATGGTGGACGAATATTCGAAGCTCGTAGGACACTGGACTCCTGGAGTTTTCACTGGGAAGCCACTCTCTATCGGTGGTTCACTTGGTCGTGATACAGCGACCGCTCAGGGTGGACTCTATGTGCTCGAGGCGTATCTTCGTTCCGTCATTGCGAAGAATGAAGCAATCCAGGTTTCTGATGTTTCAGAAAATCCACTGAAATGAAAGAGAATTATCATCCAAGGTGCTGGAAATGCAGGACTCAATATGATCGAACTGATTGCAAAAACAGGATCCATCCTCATCGGAACGAGTGATTCACATGGTGGAATCTACGATGCAAAAGGACTCGATATTACACAGATTGTCTCACTCAAGAATGCGAAAAAATCCCTCGAAGAATATACAAGTGCAAAGCATATCACCAATGCAGAACTCCTCGAACTCGAGTGTGATATCCTCATCCCTGCCGCGCTCGAGAATCAGATCACGGCAGATAATGCGCAAAATATCAAAGCATCCCTCATCATGGAGCTCGCCAATGGGCCAATCACTCCAGATGCGGATGTGATCCTATTTTCGAGAGGAATTCCTGTGATTCCAGATATTCTCGCGAATGCTGGAGGTGTTACCGTCTCCTACTTCGAACAAGTGCAGAACAATACGAATTATTTCTGGTCACGCGAAGAAATCCAGGAGAAGCTCAAGCTCAAGATGGAGACAGCGCTTCATGGGGTCATGAAAAGTGCTGAAGAGCATAGTGTCATGCTCCGAACGGGTGCATATGTCGTCGCTATGGAACGAATTCTTGAGGCGATGAAGGTGAGATGAGAATAG
- a CDS encoding NAD(P)/FAD-dependent oxidoreductase — translation MKSISIIGAGAAGIMTAATILESSDSRDFHIHLFEKNNSPGKKVIISGGGRCNLTTGIEDKKILLSKYTRGNEFIKKALGKFSPKKCREWFESHGIPLKCESDNRVFPVSDDGSEVVEVFEKIFAKHRDRISLHYGEGVSTVSMFSSSGTKGRIQENEKQSMDSSFYSEGRAQEGILKQFRITTPKGAYESDILVITTGGNAYAHTGSAGDGYAFAKSLGHTITTLGPSLSSFLTRESWMHELSGLAFQNSGIFFSLSSLRSEDLSGKSEEVKRDSHPKSTSNLSFREKGACVENDKKIELSGPLLLTHFGISGPLAFILSSELAWETIDKNHPKEVYFTPLSDMDFASWEKFLKDQFQNHPKKLITNILTEKLPRRFVEVFVAYYFSHIETTFAASISRSEREKLSKLLGEGIPITLSERRPGDEFVTAGGVNTDEVNPETMESRIQKNLYFAGEVLNVDAVTGGFNLQACWAGGYSAGKDISEKINQTN, via the coding sequence ATGAAATCCATTTCTATCATCTGAGCCTGAGCTGCAGGAATCATGACCGCGGCGACGATTCTCGAATCTTCGGATTCTCGCGATTTTCATATCCATCTTTTCGAGAAAAACAATTCTCCTGGAAAAAAGGTGATTATTTCTGGTGGTGGCAGGTGTAACCTCACAACAGGTATCGAAGATAAGAAAATTCTTCTCTCAAAGTACACGCGCGGAAATGAATTTATCAAGAAGGCTCTTGGGAAGTTCTCTCCGAAAAAGTGTCGAGAATGGTTCGAATCCCATGGAATTCCACTCAAATGCGAATCAGATAATCGTGTTTTTCCTGTTTCTGATGATGGAAGTGAGGTGGTAGAAGTTTTTGAGAAAATATTCGCGAAACATCGCGATAGAATCAGTTTGCATTATGGGGAGGGGGTTTCTACTGTTTCCATGTTTTCGTCATCCTGAACGAAGTGAAGGATCCAGGAAAATGAAAAACAGAGCATGGATTCTTCGTTTTACTCAGAATGACGGGCACAAGAAGGAATTCTAAAACAATTCCGCATCACCACTCCAAAGTGAGCCTATGAATCAGATATTCTCGTGATTACGACAGGGTGAAATGCATATGCTCATACAGGTTCCGCGGGTGATGGATATGCTTTCGCAAAAAGTCTCGGACATACAATCACAACCCTCTGACCTTCTCTTTCGAGTTTTCTCACGAGAGAATCTTGGATGCATGAGCTCTCTGGACTCGCCTTCCAGAATTCTGGAATCTTTTTTTCTTTGTCATCTTTGCGAAGCGAGGATCTCTCTGGAAAAAGTGAAGAAGTGAAAAGGGATTCTCACCCCAAGAGTACTTCCAATCTCTCTTTCAGAGAGAAAGGGGCATGTGTCGAGAATGACAAGAAAATAGAACTTTCCTGACCACTTCTCCTCACCCATTTCGGAATATCTTGACCGCTTGCATTTATTCTCTCATCAGAACTTGCCTGGGAAACTATCGATAAAAATCATCCGAAAGAAGTATACTTCACTCCCCTTTCGGATATGGATTTCGCTTCTTGGGAGAAATTCCTGAAAGACCAATTCCAGAATCATCCGAAAAAACTCATCACAAATATCCTCACAGAAAAACTTCCTCGTCGCTTTGTAGAAGTATTTGTTGCATATTATTTTTCTCATATTGAGACGACTTTTGCAGCATCAATTTCGAGGTCAGAGCGAGAAAAACTCTCGAAACTTCTCGGCGAATGAATCCCAATCACACTCTCAGAACGTCGTCCTGGAGATGAATTCGTCACCGCTGGAGGCGTGAATACGGATGAAGTGAATCCTGAAACGATGGAATCCAGAATACAAAAAAACCTCTACTTTGCAGGAGAGGTTCTGAATGTGGATGCGGTAACTGGAGGATTCAATCTCCAGGCATGCTGGGCTGGTGGATATAGTGCTGGAAAGGATATTTCTGAGAAGATTAATCAAACAAATTAA
- the ppk2 gene encoding polyphosphate kinase 2, whose product MRKTEISYEEEMLMLQIELVKLQKYIQSTGKKLLIIFEGRDAAGKGGNIKRFTENLNPRNAKVVALQKPTEVEKGQWYFERYIRHLPDAGEIVFFDRSWYNRAGVEPVMGFVGKRDYERFMNDVPVLEKMLIDSGIKIIKFYFSVSKEEQARRFNERRTNPLKQYKLSPVDQFSQKLWDRYTVAEYENFSRTHTAHAPWIVIDSNDKERARVNAVKYLLNQFDYPEKIETKKLKVDSDIVISGKQKVKLLENEIDKTINLFD is encoded by the coding sequence ATGAGAAAAACAGAGATTTCTTATGAAGAGGAGATGCTCATGCTCCAGATCGAACTCGTGAAACTCCAGAAATATATCCAATCCACAGGGAAAAAGTTGCTCATCATTTTCGAGGGTCGTGATGCAGCAGGAAAATGAGGAAATATCAAGCGTTTCACAGAGAATCTCAATCCTCGAAATGCAAAAGTAGTGGCCCTCCAGAAGCCAACTGAAGTAGAAAAATGACAATGGTATTTCGAACGATATATCAGACATCTTCCTGATGCTGGAGAAATCGTATTTTTTGATCGCAGTTGGTACAATCGTGCTGGAGTAGAGCCAGTTATGGGTTTTGTCGGAAAGCGTGATTACGAGCGTTTCATGAATGATGTTCCTGTACTTGAGAAAATGTTGATTGATTCAGGGATAAAAATCATAAAATTCTATTTTTCTGTATCAAAAGAAGAACAGGCTCGCAGGTTCAATGAACGTCGTACTAATCCACTCAAGCAATACAAACTCTCTCCAGTAGACCAATTTTCTCAGAAACTTTGGGATCGCTATACTGTAGCGGAGTATGAGAATTTTTCTCGTACACATACCGCTCATGCTCCATGGATTGTCATAGATAGCAATGACAAGGAACGAGCTCGTGTCAATGCAGTGAAATATCTCCTCAATCAATTCGATTATCCAGAGAAAATCGAGACCAAGAAGCTGAAAGTAGATTCTGATATCGTTATTTCTGGGAAACAAAAGGTAAAACTTCTTGAGAATGAGATCGATAAAACAATTAATTTGTTTGATTAA
- the mltG gene encoding endolytic transglycosylase MltG, translating to MAFRERRIENRQKNSSKGIFYSIIGVIFLFFFFLYQSISSIGSTLVSSGTYTLDKGTTVNTLDSSLKLDIPEWKYKLWVKYFAPEIKNLQAGGYTVEKTMELREVFTKVLVKPVYTDLTIMILPGWNSYDIDDYLYRKDIIQDPGDFLLALRDNFSKYQKDYPFLEGVPSIEGFLYPDTYRIPKDATADTVIRKLLSTFDSRIGESYTKLGKNGYNNLILASIVEREERNSTEKPIVAGILAKRVAEGIPMGADATVCFGYAKTQKQCTPSFIASVIADKHPYNTRNKQGYPPTPIASISLDTWNAVLNKKDSPYYYYLHDTEGQIHYAKTLEEHNQNKTKYLQ from the coding sequence ATGGCTTTCAGAGAACGACGTATTGAGAATCGACAAAAAAACAGTTCAAAATGAATCTTCTATAGTATCATTGGAGTTATTTTTCTTTTCTTCTTTTTTTTATACCAATCTATCAGCTCTATCGGTTCTACTCTTGTTTCTTCGGGTACATATACACTCGACAAAGGTACGACAGTGAATACTCTTGATTCCAGTCTGAAGCTCGATATTCCAGAATGGAAGTACAAACTTTGGGTGAAATATTTTGCTCCAGAAATCAAGAATCTCCAAGCAGGTGGTTATACGGTCGAGAAAACTATGGAACTTCGGGAAGTTTTCACAAAAGTTCTCGTGAAACCCGTCTACACTGATCTGACAATCATGATTCTTCCTGGTTGGAATAGTTATGATATCGATGATTATCTGTATCGAAAAGATATTATTCAGGATCCTGGAGATTTTCTTCTCGCACTGCGTGATAATTTCTCGAAATATCAGAAAGATTATCCATTTCTCGAATGAGTTCCGAGTATTGAAGGATTTCTCTATCCCGATACGTACCGCATTCCGAAAGATGCAACTGCTGATACAGTGATTCGCAAGCTTCTCTCAACTTTCGATTCACGAATCGGAGAATCATATACAAAACTCGGAAAAAATGGATACAACAATCTCATCCTTGCTTCTATAGTTGAGCGCGAAGAACGGAACTCTACTGAGAAACCAATCGTTGCTGGTATTCTCGCGAAACGCGTTGCAGAAGGAATTCCTATGGGCGCTGATGCAACAGTATGTTTCGGATATGCCAAAACTCAGAAACAATGTACACCGAGCTTCATTGCTTCCGTCATTGCGGATAAGCATCCATACAATACACGCAATAAGCAAGGATATCCGCCAACACCGATTGCTAGTATTTCTCTCGATACATGGAACGCGGTGCTGAACAAAAAAGATTCACCGTATTACTACTATCTGCATGACACAGAAGGGCAGATTCACTATGCGAAAACACTCGAAGAACACAATCAGAATAAAACAAAATACCTACAATAA
- the gltX gene encoding glutamate--tRNA ligase gives MTVRTRLAPSPTGYVHIGNLRTALYCFLWARHNDGQFILRIEDTDRTRLVEDAVDRIIETLTLVGMRPDEGPHHDGGYGPYTQSERLDIYTPRLHQLCEEGSAYYCFCTSERLEALKKEQEELKLPPKYDGHCRHIPLEEAREKIANGEKYTIRLKVPKGEKIIFNDLIRGRIEFNTSEVDDQVLLKSDGFPTYHGAIVIDDYLMGITHVMRGEEWISSMPKQILTARALNLPLPEYAHLPSVLGNDGKKLSKRTGDAFVSEYLAKGYFPEALLNFIALLGWHPKQNEEIMTMEEMIAKFEISDIHKSGAVLDRIKLDWMNGEYVKKMEIGELHERLAEYLKTYENEFYTSTFAPADYEFNTKILRELQLRMKRFDEYIELTKFLYQDAEIRTDLLTNPKMKIETLDFAGESLKLAKEVLETTDFSILENLKTPLLEAISRAGLKNGQVLWPLRVALSGEEFSPGAFELAFILGKDKSLKRIQKVLELL, from the coding sequence ATGACCGTCCGTACTCGACTCGCACCATCACCAACAGGATATGTCCATATCGGGAATCTCCGTACTGCGCTCTATTGTTTTCTCTGGGCTCGCCACAATGATGGACAATTCATCCTCCGTATCGAAGATACAGATCGTACACGTCTCGTAGAAGATGCTGTGGATCGTATTATTGAGACATTGACATTGGTGGGAATGCGACCTGATGAAGGCCCACACCATGATGGTGGTTATGGCCCATATACACAGAGCGAACGACTTGATATCTATACACCTCGACTTCATCAGCTCTGTGAAGAGGGAAGCGCGTATTATTGTTTCTGTACTTCTGAGCGTCTCGAAGCGCTCAAGAAAGAACAAGAAGAACTCAAACTTCCTCCAAAATATGATGGACATTGTCGTCATATTCCTCTCGAAGAAGCTCGAGAAAAAATCGCAAATGGAGAAAAGTATACCATTCGTCTCAAAGTTCCAAAAGGAGAAAAAATTATTTTCAATGATCTCATCCGTGGACGCATAGAATTCAACACTTCTGAAGTGGATGACCAAGTTCTCCTCAAGTCAGATGGATTTCCAACCTACCACGGTGCTATCGTTATCGATGATTATCTCATGGGGATTACTCACGTGATGCGTGGGGAAGAATGGATTAGCTCTATGCCAAAGCAGATTCTCACAGCTCGTGCACTGAATCTTCCACTTCCAGAATATGCACATCTTCCGAGCGTTCTCGGAAACGATGGGAAAAAACTTTCGAAACGAACGGGTGATGCCTTCGTCTCGGAGTATCTCGCGAAATGATATTTTCCTGAAGCACTTCTGAACTTCATCGCACTTCTCGGATGGCATCCGAAGCAAAATGAAGAAATCATGACCATGGAGGAGATGATTGCAAAATTCGAAATCTCCGATATCCACAAGTCTGGTGCAGTTCTTGATCGAATCAAGCTCGACTGGATGAATGGAGAATACGTGAAAAAAATGGAAATCGGAGAACTTCACGAACGCCTCGCAGAATATCTGAAGACGTATGAGAATGAATTTTATACGAGCACTTTTGCTCCAGCAGATTACGAGTTCAATACGAAAATTCTTCGTGAACTCCAGCTTCGCATGAAACGATTCGATGAATATATTGAGTTGACAAAATTTCTGTATCAGGATGCAGAAATCCGGACAGATCTCCTCACGAATCCGAAGATGAAAATAGAAACTCTTGATTTTGCATGAGAATCATTAAAATTAGCAAAAGAAGTACTCGAAACAACAGATTTTTCTATACTGGAAAACCTCAAAACTCCGCTCCTCGAAGCAATTTCCCGAGCAGGTCTTAAAAATGGACAAGTACTCTGGCCACTTCGTGTCGCACTTTCTGGAGAAGAATTTTCTCCTGGCGCATTCGAACTTGCATTTATTCTCGGAAAAGATAAATCACTCAAAAGAATACAGAAAGTACTTGAATTGTTATAG
- a CDS encoding HAMP domain-containing sensor histidine kinase, translating to MKVPIISVLFRDYPLLVLLSYRIPLITGIILILTAMVNIVAFQVLSEKHFAEYIASYDTGALTPNPEQLKAFVALSKLDKKTQEEYAQVIAELSNLSTSIENISKNPELYMTTGTGNSDEMLSIPFPKYTTGILDIRKFPLFNLRAFGEDSAEGQFVTGVLSGLLYVNLIWFLLILVFYFFWIRSIFLPVQSIIENLERIIGGKNFSSIRYTKKNEFFPLIVTINNLHKAISIQEKIRSDFLSDLSHEIRTPITAVKCYLDGIEDGMMTLDKKTISLLQSELTRLTDITSRIMDYEHLTRDTFDHIHVERFSVRSRTLPIVAEYTPQLEKNNQKIVVDFPRDTMTSMDSDMYVQILHNIFSNFIKYAGKDTTLLCRYEKRDKEYLFTFSDNGVGIPEDEMDFVKEKFYRIDKGRSQSDKSMGIGLAIVERIASLHHGNLTIQKNHPTGVIFEVRIGR from the coding sequence ATGAAAGTTCCTATAATCTCCGTATTATTTCGCGATTATCCCCTTCTCGTGCTTCTCTCTTATCGTATACCACTCATCACGGGAATTATTCTCATACTCACCGCAATGGTGAATATTGTTGCGTTTCAGGTTCTTTCTGAGAAACATTTTGCTGAATATATCGCTTCATATGATACTGGAGCACTCACACCAAATCCTGAACAATTGAAGGCTTTTGTTGCGCTCTCGAAGCTCGATAAAAAAACACAAGAAGAATATGCTCAAGTCATCGCAGAACTCTCGAATCTCTCAACTTCGATAGAGAATATTAGCAAAAATCCGGAACTCTATATGACGACTGGAACTGGTAATAGTGATGAAATGCTGAGTATTCCCTTTCCGAAATACACAACAGGAATTCTCGATATACGAAAATTTCCCCTCTTTAATCTCCGGGCATTCGGTGAAGATAGTGCAGAATGACAGTTCGTGACTGGAGTTCTGTCAGGGCTCTTATATGTGAATCTTATTTGGTTCCTTTTGATATTGGTTTTCTATTTTTTCTGGATTCGTTCTATATTTCTTCCCGTGCAATCGATTATCGAGAATCTGGAACGAATTATTGGTGGAAAGAACTTCTCGAGCATTCGGTATACAAAAAAGAATGAATTCTTCCCACTCATTGTCACAATCAACAACCTCCATAAGGCTATTTCTATTCAGGAAAAAATCCGTTCTGATTTCCTCTCTGATCTCTCACATGAGATTCGAACTCCTATCACGGCGGTGAAGTGTTATCTCGATGGCATCGAAGATGGTATGATGACTCTCGACAAAAAAACAATTTCTCTTCTCCAATCTGAACTCACTCGACTCACAGATATTACCAGTCGAATTATGGATTATGAACATCTCACACGTGATACGTTCGATCATATCCATGTCGAAAGGTTTTCTGTACGTAGTCGTACTCTTCCTATTGTCGCTGAATATACACCACAACTCGAGAAGAATAATCAAAAAATTGTAGTGGATTTCCCGCGTGACACAATGACGAGTATGGATAGTGATATGTATGTGCAGATTCTCCACAATATCTTCTCGAATTTTATCAAATACGCTGGAAAAGATACAACGCTTCTCTGTAGATATGAGAAACGTGATAAGGAATATCTTTTTACTTTCTCAGATAATGGTGTCGGAATTCCTGAGGATGAGATGGATTTCGTGAAGGAGAAATTCTATCGTATCGATAAATGACGGAGTCAGAGTGATAAAAGTATGGGGATTGGTCTTGCGATTGTGGAGAGAATTGCGAGCCTTCATCATGGAAATCTCACGATACAAAAAAACCACCCTACTTGAGTGATTTTTGAAGTACGAATTGGACGATAA